In Daucus carota subsp. sativus chromosome 4, DH1 v3.0, whole genome shotgun sequence, one DNA window encodes the following:
- the LOC108217370 gene encoding uncharacterized protein LOC108217370, whose protein sequence is MNTSTQGLVVDGGGGNKEGIVGMLGREVAGKGGRVAFGRVGMVGRTGFGKDGICVVGFGRVGVEGRGGNAVLGSVGMAGRGGDATLGSVGMAGRGGDAILGSVGVEGKGGNAVLGSVGIGGNAVLGSVGVAGRGGNVTLGRDGIAGKGGEAWRS, encoded by the coding sequence ATGAACACTTCCACTCAAGGGCTAGTGGTAGATGGTGGTGGggggaacaaggaaggaatcgTCGGCATGTTAGGCAGAGAAGTGGCTGGCAAAGGTGGCAGAGTCGCCTTTGGGAGAGTAGGCATGGTGGGCAGAACTGGTTTTGGCAAAGATGGGATTTGTGTGGTTGGCTTTGGGAGAGTCGGCGTAGAAGGCAGAGGAGGCAATGCGGTTTTGGGTAGTGTTGGCATGGCGGGCAGAGGAGGCGATGCGACTTTGGGTAGTGTTGGCATGGCAGGCAGAGGAGGCGATGCAATCTTGGGTAGTGTTGGAGTAGAAGGCAAAGGAGGCAATGCGGTTTTAGGTAGTGTTGGCATAGGAGGCAATGCGGTTTTGGGTAGTGTTGGCGTAGCAGGCAGAGGAGGCAATGTGACCTTAGGCAGGGACGGAATTGCAGGCAAAGGAGGAGAAGCCTGGAGAAGTTGA
- the LOC108217629 gene encoding transcription factor bHLH30, which produces MEYLYSQELVANPSSNIYESSLVEIFKAGSSNVATAETAKSVAACKNHSEAERRRRKRINGHLSTLRTLLPSTIKTDKASLLAEVVRRVKELKETTSELAAAAPSHDNNNEINTSDDHRNHDEYMMVPSEADELHLFHCDQYFGTVKAVVCCEDRPELMSDVIRALNSVQARVVRAEMATIGGRTKLVLWLLHGSLNSDEGLTAMRRALVMVMGSARVVLSDSSQDLPGGKRIRRSHY; this is translated from the exons ATGGAGTATTTGTATAGCCAAGAACTTGTTGCAAACCCttcatcaaatatttatgaGTCGAGCTTGGTGGAGATATTTAAGGCGGGCAGCTCCAATGTCGCAACAGCTGAAACGGCAAAATCAGTGGCAGCATGCAAGAATCACAGTGAGGCTGAGAGGAGAAGACGAAAGCGCATCAATGGCCATCTCTCCACCCTTCGCACTCTCCTCCCCTCTACAATCAAA ACCGACAAGGCGTCCTTGCTAGCTGAAGTGGTGCGGCGTGTTAAGGAACTCAAAGAGACCACATCAGAATTAGCAGCAGCAGCACCAAGCCACGACAATAATAATGAGATAAATACGTCTGACGATCATCGCAATCATGATGAGTACATGATGGTTCCAAGCGAGGCAGATGAGCTGCACTTGTTTCATTGCGACCAGTATTTTGGGACAGTAAAGGCAGTTGTATGCTGTGAGGACCGGCCAGAGCTCATGTCAGATGTCATAAGGGCTTTAAATTCGGTACAAGCCAGAGTTGTGAGAGCAGAGATGGCTACGATAGGAGGGAGAACAAAATTAGTGTTGTGGCTACTGCATGGTTCACTAAACAGCGATGAAGGTTTAACTGCGATGAGGCGGGCTCTGGTCATGGTTATGGGGAGCGCCAGGGTTGTGTTGTCGGATTCCAGCCAGGATTTGCCAGGCGGTAAGCGGATTCGTAGGTCTCATTATTAG